One part of the candidate division TA06 bacterium genome encodes these proteins:
- a CDS encoding sodium/proline symporter — MQRLYSSFESRRNDSNSFFFTLYVSAQCVGAGKILSASFTLSKVQGMGIALGFIIFYTMAGGFLAEAWTDFFQALIMLSGLSLLSVVGIVKIGGIPSLIRGMANANPGTLTWGGGSTGLAMFLGVIIGGLAIGLGYAGQPHIVTRYMALRKGSKMSVAAWVAMVWVFFALLGAIMVGIVGLSVLGALDDPETATTSLAMAILPPWLVGVIIAAATAAMMSTVDSQLLIAATSVAGDFYGKIVNKKASQERLLFIGRLSTVAIGIVAFLLGIKAERAVYWLVLYAWGGLAASFGPPLILSLRWKRTTKWGVLAGMIVGAVTIVIWYNIPVLKNAIYELVPGFFFSLIAVILVSIFGPQPSLKTVEEFSAVAGIG, encoded by the coding sequence ATTCAACGACTCTACTCATCTTTTGAGAGTCGTCGGAATGATTCTAATAGTTTTTTCTTCACTCTGTACGTTTCTGCTCAGTGCGTGGGAGCAGGGAAGATCCTATCGGCGAGCTTCACTCTGAGCAAGGTTCAGGGGATGGGAATTGCGCTTGGATTCATCATATTCTACACAATGGCAGGTGGTTTCCTGGCTGAGGCATGGACAGACTTCTTCCAGGCTCTCATAATGCTATCGGGACTCTCTCTTCTCTCTGTTGTGGGAATTGTGAAGATAGGTGGGATACCTTCTCTAATCAGGGGTATGGCTAACGCAAATCCGGGAACGCTAACCTGGGGTGGTGGATCGACTGGACTTGCAATGTTTCTGGGGGTCATCATAGGGGGTCTTGCAATCGGCTTGGGGTATGCAGGACAGCCGCATATCGTCACGCGCTACATGGCACTGAGAAAAGGCTCAAAAATGAGCGTTGCGGCATGGGTGGCCATGGTCTGGGTGTTCTTCGCGTTGCTGGGTGCAATCATGGTGGGGATAGTGGGTCTTTCTGTCCTGGGAGCACTTGATGACCCGGAAACCGCGACCACTTCACTTGCTATGGCCATACTACCGCCGTGGCTGGTGGGAGTAATAATTGCCGCAGCAACCGCAGCCATGATGTCCACAGTGGACTCACAACTCTTGATAGCAGCCACCTCTGTTGCTGGGGATTTCTATGGAAAGATCGTGAACAAGAAGGCGTCGCAAGAGAGGCTGCTCTTTATAGGAAGACTCTCAACAGTGGCCATAGGCATCGTGGCCTTTCTTCTGGGCATAAAGGCTGAACGTGCAGTCTACTGGCTTGTTCTCTATGCGTGGGGAGGCTTGGCGGCGTCATTCGGGCCACCCCTCATACTCTCTCTCAGGTGGAAAAGAACAACTAAGTGGGGAGTGCTCGCGGGAATGATAGTCGGGGCTGTAACGATAGTTATCTGGTACAACATACCTGTGCTGAAGAATGCAATTTATGAACTGGTACCGGGATTCTTCTTCAGTCTGATTGCCGTCATTCTGGTCAGCATCTTTGGCCCTCAGCCTTCCCTGAAAACAGTAGAAGAGTTTTCGGCAGTTGCAGGAATCGGGTAA